In Phaeobacter inhibens DSM 16374, the following proteins share a genomic window:
- a CDS encoding nucleoside hydrolase yields the protein MTKLIIDTDPGIDDAMAIFYAAAAPDIDLLGLTTIFGNVTTKTATRNALRLLEAAGLDLPVAHGAETPLVLPPFTPSAHVHGAEGFGDIPAKTPKGQALDEDAADFLIRMAREHKGELVVCPIGPLTNIAHAIQRDAEFAKNVKRIVIMGGSLEEGGNITPHAEANIYHDPHAADVVFGSGAKVEMVGLDVTHRILCTKEDFSAIAATSPELGGMLQEMSVFYLHFYETVGKFDGCSLHDPAAVIACTHPELFTARAVAMEVSCEGETSGETRLAADSARLPIDVYMGVDADAVKSLFLKRLAILP from the coding sequence ATGACAAAGCTGATCATCGACACGGATCCCGGTATCGACGATGCCATGGCGATTTTCTACGCAGCGGCAGCGCCTGACATTGATCTATTGGGGCTCACCACGATCTTTGGCAATGTGACCACCAAAACGGCGACCCGCAACGCGTTGCGTTTGCTGGAAGCTGCTGGTCTGGACCTGCCCGTTGCGCATGGCGCGGAGACTCCGTTGGTGCTGCCGCCCTTCACGCCATCGGCCCATGTGCACGGTGCTGAAGGTTTTGGTGATATCCCGGCCAAGACACCCAAGGGACAGGCCCTGGACGAAGACGCGGCTGATTTCCTGATCCGCATGGCGCGTGAACACAAGGGTGAGTTGGTGGTTTGCCCGATTGGTCCCTTGACCAATATCGCCCACGCCATTCAGCGCGATGCTGAGTTCGCCAAGAACGTGAAACGCATTGTCATCATGGGTGGCTCGCTTGAGGAGGGCGGAAATATCACCCCGCACGCCGAGGCCAACATCTATCATGACCCCCATGCCGCTGACGTCGTCTTTGGCTCTGGTGCAAAGGTCGAAATGGTGGGCCTTGATGTGACCCATCGCATCCTGTGCACCAAGGAAGATTTTTCCGCTATCGCGGCGACGTCACCGGAACTGGGCGGTATGCTGCAGGAAATGTCGGTTTTCTATCTGCATTTTTACGAAACCGTTGGAAAGTTCGATGGCTGCTCGCTGCACGATCCGGCTGCGGTCATTGCCTGTACCCATCCGGAGTTGTTCACCGCACGTGCAGTGGCGATGGAAGTGTCCTGCGAAGGTGAGACCTCGGGCGAAACCCGCCTCGCCGCTGACAGTGCCCGCTTGCCCATCGATGTCTACATGGGCGTTGATGCAGATGCAGTGAAATCGCTCTTCCTGAAGCGGCTCGCCATCCTGCCGTAA
- the ychF gene encoding redox-regulated ATPase YchF, with protein sequence MGFKMGIVGLPNVGKSTLFNALTKTASAQAANFPFCTIEPNVGEVGVPDARLDKLAAIAGSKQIIPTRMTFVDIAGLVKGASQGEGLGNQFLANIRETDAIAHVLRCFEDGDVTHVDGRVDPVADAEVIETELMLSDLESIEKRRANLVRKLKGNDKEAQQQDRLLADAQAMLEEGKPARLVEVDAEDAKAWKMLQLLTTKPVLYVCNVGESESVEGNEYSAKVAEMAAGQGNSHVIISAQIEEEISQLEPEEAEMFLSEMGLAEAGLDRLIRAGYELLHLETYFTVGPKEARAWTIRTGTAAPQAAGVIHGDFEKGFIRAETIAYEDFIAHNGEQGAKEAGKMRAEGKGYVVKDGDVLHFLFNT encoded by the coding sequence ATGGGCTTTAAAATGGGAATCGTGGGTCTGCCGAACGTCGGTAAGTCGACCCTGTTCAACGCATTGACGAAAACCGCATCGGCGCAGGCGGCGAACTTTCCGTTTTGCACCATCGAACCAAACGTCGGCGAAGTTGGCGTGCCGGACGCCCGGCTGGACAAGCTGGCCGCGATTGCCGGATCCAAACAGATCATTCCGACCCGGATGACTTTTGTTGATATCGCAGGCCTCGTCAAAGGCGCTTCACAAGGTGAAGGCCTGGGCAATCAGTTCCTGGCCAATATCCGTGAAACCGATGCCATTGCCCATGTGCTGCGTTGTTTTGAGGACGGCGACGTGACCCATGTGGATGGCCGCGTCGATCCGGTGGCCGATGCCGAGGTGATCGAGACTGAGCTGATGCTCTCCGATCTTGAAAGCATCGAGAAGCGTCGCGCCAATCTGGTGCGCAAGCTGAAGGGAAATGACAAAGAAGCCCAGCAGCAGGATCGTCTTTTGGCGGACGCACAAGCGATGCTGGAGGAGGGGAAACCTGCCCGTTTGGTTGAGGTCGACGCCGAAGATGCCAAGGCCTGGAAAATGTTGCAGCTGCTGACCACCAAGCCGGTGCTTTACGTCTGCAACGTCGGTGAGAGTGAGTCTGTCGAAGGCAATGAATACTCTGCCAAAGTGGCTGAGATGGCGGCAGGCCAGGGCAATTCCCATGTAATCATATCCGCTCAGATCGAGGAAGAGATCAGCCAGCTTGAGCCGGAAGAGGCAGAAATGTTTCTTTCTGAAATGGGGCTGGCCGAGGCAGGTCTGGATCGCCTGATCCGTGCGGGCTACGAGCTGTTGCATCTGGAAACCTACTTCACCGTCGGACCTAAGGAGGCGCGCGCGTGGACCATCCGCACGGGGACCGCGGCACCGCAGGCTGCGGGCGTCATCCATGGCGACTTCGAGAAGGGCTTCATCCGCGCCGAAACCATCGCTTATGAAGACTTCATCGCACACAACGGTGAGCAAGGCGCCAAGGAAGCGGGCAAAATGCGCGCCGAAGGCAAGGGCTATGTCGTCAAGGATGGCGATGTGCTGCACTTCCTGTTCAACACCTGA
- a CDS encoding acyloxyacyl hydrolase, translated as MSIRTFVTAAYIASAFTLASALPAAAQDWIFSAGYSSFSRAGAEDSALVSVEYQHDAFWQRGNFDALFGAALDVQTTGDLFVGAGVVGKWHLRQGWFIETSVMPGAYAESVRLNDLGSTFEIRSALAVGKTFENGRALSLALTHKSNASTADINPGVNSLLLRWHVPFKG; from the coding sequence ATGAGCATTCGCACCTTCGTTACAGCAGCCTATATTGCCAGCGCGTTCACACTGGCCAGCGCACTGCCTGCTGCTGCACAAGACTGGATTTTTAGCGCAGGGTATTCAAGTTTTTCACGTGCAGGCGCTGAAGACAGTGCACTTGTCTCAGTCGAATATCAGCACGACGCCTTTTGGCAGCGCGGCAACTTTGACGCATTGTTCGGTGCCGCACTTGATGTGCAGACAACAGGTGATCTGTTCGTCGGCGCGGGCGTAGTTGGCAAATGGCACTTACGGCAAGGTTGGTTCATTGAGACCAGCGTCATGCCCGGAGCCTATGCGGAAAGCGTGAGACTGAATGACCTTGGCTCTACGTTTGAAATCCGCAGCGCATTGGCCGTTGGTAAGACTTTTGAGAACGGCCGGGCGCTATCGCTGGCGTTGACCCATAAGTCCAATGCGTCGACGGCGGATATCAACCCTGGGGTAAATTCTCTGCTTCTGCGCTGGCATGTTCCATTCAAAGGCTGA
- the trpA gene encoding tryptophan synthase subunit alpha, with amino-acid sequence MTRIDAKFADLKAANKKAFVAYVMAGDPDFETSLELIKGLPGAGVDVIELGLPFTDPMADGPTIQLAGQRALEAGMTLQRTLDLARTFRKEDNTTPIVMMGYYNPIYSRGVETFLKDAKEAGIDGLIVVDLPPEEDSELCLPAQQAGLNFIRLATPTTDDKRLPRVLQNTSGFVYYVSITGITGAAEAEATNVGPEVARIKVKTDLPVIVGFGINTPEKSKAIASVADGAVVGSAIVSQIGAGKPVGEVLSFVKSLADGAHSA; translated from the coding sequence ATGACCCGCATTGACGCCAAATTCGCTGACTTAAAAGCTGCCAATAAAAAGGCCTTTGTCGCCTATGTTATGGCGGGTGACCCTGATTTTGAAACCTCACTTGAGTTGATCAAAGGCCTGCCCGGCGCCGGTGTAGACGTGATCGAACTGGGCCTGCCCTTTACCGATCCAATGGCAGACGGTCCAACCATCCAGCTGGCAGGCCAGCGCGCCTTGGAAGCGGGCATGACGCTACAGCGTACTTTGGATCTTGCCCGTACCTTCCGCAAAGAAGACAACACTACGCCAATCGTGATGATGGGCTACTACAACCCAATCTACAGCCGGGGCGTCGAAACCTTTTTGAAGGATGCCAAAGAAGCCGGTATCGACGGTCTGATCGTTGTGGATCTGCCGCCCGAAGAAGACAGCGAACTCTGCCTGCCTGCACAGCAGGCCGGCCTGAATTTTATCCGGCTGGCCACCCCAACCACAGATGACAAGCGCCTGCCCCGTGTGCTGCAAAACACCTCAGGCTTTGTCTACTATGTGTCGATCACTGGGATTACCGGCGCCGCCGAGGCAGAAGCCACCAATGTCGGCCCAGAAGTGGCACGGATCAAAGTCAAGACCGATCTGCCTGTAATTGTCGGCTTTGGCATCAATACGCCGGAGAAATCAAAAGCCATCGCATCCGTTGCAGATGGCGCCGTGGTCGGCTCGGCGATTGTCAGCCAGATTGGCGCTGGCAAACCCGTGGGAGAGGTCCTCAGCTTCGTCAAGTCTCTCGCAGACGGTGCGCACTCCGCCTAA
- a CDS encoding alpha-hydroxy acid oxidase has product MPVITNINDLKRIYERRVPQMFYDYAESGSWTEQTFRDNTNDFEKIRLRQRVAVDMAGRSTASQMIGQDVSMPVALAPVGLMGMQHADGEIKAARAAEAFGVPFTLSTMSINSIEEVAEATTQPFWFQLYTMKDEDYVRRLIARAKAAKCSALVITLDLQILGQRHKDLKNGLSAPPKLTPKTIANLMTKWTWGLQMLGAKRRNFGNIVGHVEGISDASSLGAWTAEQFDPSLDWSKIAKLIELWDGKVILKGILDVEDAKIAAKLGADAIVVSNHGGRQLDGALSSIQMLPAIMDAVGDQIEVHLDSGIRSGQDVLKALALGAKGTMIGRAFVYGLGAMGQHGVTRALEVLHKELDTTMALCGEKSVADLGRHNLLVPEDFGGRWQK; this is encoded by the coding sequence GTGCCGGTCATTACCAATATCAACGATCTGAAACGCATCTACGAACGCCGCGTCCCGCAGATGTTCTATGACTATGCAGAAAGTGGTAGCTGGACCGAGCAGACCTTTCGCGACAATACCAACGACTTTGAAAAAATCCGCCTGCGCCAGCGGGTGGCCGTAGATATGGCTGGGCGCAGCACAGCCAGTCAGATGATTGGGCAGGACGTGTCGATGCCAGTCGCCCTCGCCCCGGTCGGCCTGATGGGAATGCAGCACGCAGATGGCGAGATCAAAGCCGCGCGCGCGGCCGAAGCCTTCGGTGTGCCCTTCACGCTGTCGACCATGTCCATCAACTCGATCGAGGAAGTGGCCGAAGCGACGACGCAACCTTTCTGGTTCCAGCTCTATACTATGAAGGACGAGGACTATGTGAGACGCCTGATTGCCCGCGCGAAGGCAGCAAAATGCTCGGCGCTGGTGATCACGCTGGACCTGCAGATCCTGGGACAACGCCACAAGGATCTGAAAAACGGCCTCTCCGCCCCGCCAAAGCTCACGCCCAAGACCATTGCCAACCTGATGACGAAATGGACATGGGGGCTGCAAATGCTAGGCGCCAAACGGCGCAACTTCGGCAATATCGTCGGCCATGTGGAGGGGATTTCCGATGCGTCCTCTCTTGGTGCTTGGACGGCGGAACAGTTTGATCCCTCGCTTGATTGGAGCAAAATCGCCAAGCTCATCGAACTCTGGGACGGCAAAGTCATTCTTAAGGGCATTCTGGATGTCGAAGATGCCAAAATAGCCGCCAAGCTTGGCGCGGATGCCATTGTAGTGTCCAACCATGGTGGCCGCCAACTCGACGGGGCGCTCAGCTCAATTCAGATGCTGCCCGCAATCATGGATGCGGTTGGTGATCAGATTGAAGTTCATCTGGACAGCGGTATTCGCTCAGGGCAGGACGTATTGAAAGCCCTGGCGCTGGGGGCCAAGGGCACCATGATCGGACGCGCCTTTGTCTACGGATTGGGCGCTATGGGTCAGCACGGAGTGACACGCGCGCTGGAGGTCCTGCACAAGGAACTGGATACCACCATGGCGTTATGCGGAGAGAAATCCGTCGCAGATCTTGGCCGCCACAATCTCTTGGTACCGGAAGATTTCGGCGGGCGCTGGCAGAAATAG
- a CDS encoding 50S ribosomal protein L25/general stress protein Ctc, producing the protein MAGQIPDLVCQERTGSGKGAARAARRAGMVPGVVFGGDADPVSIQIPFNELLKKLKAGRFKSTLWNLKVEGQEDVRVICRDVQRDVVKDLPTHFDLMRLRRTSKVNLFVPVEFINEEEAPGIKRGGVLTAVRPEVELVVTAGDIPEKLVVDLAGLNVGDTVTISAIKLPEGAKPTIDRDFVVANISAPSGLKSADNEASDDEAEAAAEE; encoded by the coding sequence ATGGCTGGTCAGATTCCTGATCTTGTTTGCCAAGAACGTACGGGGTCGGGCAAGGGCGCCGCTCGTGCAGCACGTCGTGCTGGCATGGTTCCTGGTGTTGTATTTGGTGGCGACGCGGACCCCGTGTCCATCCAGATCCCCTTCAACGAACTGCTGAAAAAACTGAAAGCCGGTCGCTTCAAGTCCACGCTGTGGAACCTGAAAGTGGAAGGCCAGGAAGACGTGCGCGTGATCTGCCGCGACGTACAGCGTGATGTTGTAAAAGACCTGCCTACGCACTTCGACCTGATGCGTCTGCGTCGCACCTCGAAAGTGAATCTCTTCGTTCCTGTTGAGTTCATCAACGAAGAAGAAGCGCCCGGTATCAAGCGTGGCGGCGTTCTGACCGCTGTGCGTCCCGAGGTAGAGCTGGTTGTGACCGCCGGTGACATCCCCGAGAAGCTGGTTGTTGACCTGGCCGGTCTGAACGTTGGCGACACCGTCACCATCTCGGCGATCAAGCTGCCCGAAGGTGCAAAGCCGACCATCGACCGTGACTTCGTCGTGGCCAACATCTCTGCTCCGTCGGGCCTGAAGTCCGCAGACAACGAAGCGTCTGACGACGAAGCCGAAGCGGCCGCAGAAGAATAA
- the pth gene encoding aminoacyl-tRNA hydrolase has product MKLFVGLGNPGAKYAGNRHNIGFMALDQIASDHGFSPWKSKFQAQISEGVLGRTKVLLLKPQTFMNLSGQSVGEAMRFYKLTPADVTVLHDELDLAPGKARVKQGGGHAGHNGLRSIHSHIGADYGRVRLGIGHPGHKDAVAGYVLRDFTKADETWLDDLMRGISDGAAQLAAGDGGKFMNAVALRVAPPRSSSGSGAAAKGRTDAPSSKKTAQPDRSDAQKTPPIAAEPSAVQSADETAPSAIERLLNKFK; this is encoded by the coding sequence ATGAAACTATTTGTTGGCCTTGGAAATCCCGGTGCGAAATACGCAGGCAACCGGCATAATATTGGCTTCATGGCTCTGGATCAGATCGCCAGCGACCATGGGTTCTCGCCCTGGAAGTCCAAGTTTCAGGCTCAGATCAGCGAAGGCGTTCTTGGCCGCACCAAAGTGCTGCTGCTGAAACCGCAGACCTTTATGAACCTATCCGGCCAATCCGTTGGCGAGGCTATGCGGTTTTACAAACTGACCCCTGCTGATGTGACTGTCCTTCACGACGAGTTGGACCTGGCACCGGGCAAAGCCCGGGTCAAACAAGGCGGCGGACATGCCGGTCACAACGGGTTGCGCTCGATCCATTCGCACATTGGCGCCGACTATGGCCGTGTCCGCCTAGGCATTGGCCATCCCGGTCATAAGGACGCTGTCGCAGGCTATGTGCTGCGTGATTTTACCAAGGCAGATGAAACCTGGCTCGACGACCTGATGCGCGGTATTTCCGATGGCGCCGCTCAACTCGCCGCAGGTGATGGCGGGAAATTCATGAATGCCGTGGCGCTGCGCGTCGCACCACCGCGCAGCTCTTCTGGTTCAGGCGCTGCAGCCAAAGGGCGCACCGATGCCCCCAGCTCAAAAAAAACGGCACAGCCCGACAGGTCTGACGCCCAGAAGACGCCCCCCATTGCCGCAGAGCCGTCCGCTGTGCAGAGCGCTGATGAAACCGCGCCGTCCGCCATTGAACGGCTTCTAAACAAATTTAAGTAA
- a CDS encoding serine hydrolase domain-containing protein, producing the protein MHRYLKLFSYFLIILLIFAAALAYWQRESLSRLMAVNTLFDEDRIVSNFSNMEGAFLTAPLDRGDGPVSALPSGVEMTLPPGSQDWISHSNVTSLLVLKGGQIRHESYYQGTGPDDLRISWSMAKSYLSALLGVLLREDKIRSLDDLVIDYAPELKGSAYETASIRNVLNMASGVKFNEDYLDYDSDINRMGRTLALGGTLDDFTADLNETIGGPGEAWQYVSIDTHVLGMVIRGATGRPIPDLLSEKILRHLGLERAGYYLTDGEGVAFVLGGINQTTRDYGRFGQMIAQNGRYNGRQVVPQAWIAASTRPSAPTDAGRIGYGFQWWIPKNAVPGEFLARGVYGQYIYINQGRDVVVVVTSADRGFRKPGVADENVKMLRALAKSL; encoded by the coding sequence ATGCATCGATATTTAAAGTTATTTTCGTATTTTCTTATTATCTTACTGATATTCGCTGCGGCTCTCGCCTATTGGCAACGCGAGTCGCTGAGCCGGTTGATGGCCGTAAACACGCTGTTTGACGAAGATCGCATTGTTTCCAATTTCTCAAATATGGAAGGTGCATTTTTGACCGCGCCGCTTGATCGCGGCGATGGCCCGGTGAGCGCACTCCCCTCCGGAGTAGAGATGACCCTCCCCCCCGGCTCGCAAGACTGGATCAGCCACAGTAACGTGACCTCCCTGCTGGTGTTAAAAGGCGGCCAGATCCGTCACGAGAGCTACTATCAGGGCACGGGCCCGGATGACCTGCGGATCTCTTGGTCGATGGCGAAAAGCTATCTCTCCGCACTCCTCGGCGTTCTGCTGCGAGAGGACAAGATCCGCTCACTCGATGATCTGGTCATCGACTATGCGCCAGAGCTGAAGGGCAGCGCGTATGAAACGGCCAGCATCCGCAATGTGCTGAACATGGCCAGCGGCGTGAAGTTCAACGAAGATTACCTGGACTACGATTCCGATATCAATCGGATGGGCCGCACCCTCGCGCTTGGTGGGACGCTGGATGATTTCACCGCCGACCTGAACGAGACCATCGGAGGGCCGGGCGAGGCCTGGCAGTATGTATCCATCGACACCCATGTTCTGGGCATGGTTATTCGTGGCGCAACGGGGCGTCCTATCCCTGATTTGCTCTCCGAGAAAATACTGCGGCATTTGGGGCTGGAACGCGCTGGTTACTACCTGACTGACGGCGAAGGCGTCGCGTTCGTTCTCGGCGGTATCAATCAAACCACACGCGACTACGGGCGTTTCGGCCAGATGATCGCCCAAAACGGCCGCTACAACGGCAGACAGGTTGTACCACAGGCCTGGATCGCCGCCTCGACCCGCCCATCCGCCCCGACCGATGCAGGTCGGATTGGATACGGGTTTCAATGGTGGATCCCGAAGAACGCCGTTCCAGGTGAATTTCTGGCCAGAGGGGTCTATGGGCAATATATCTATATCAACCAAGGCCGCGACGTCGTCGTTGTTGTCACCAGCGCTGATCGGGGATTTCGCAAACCCGGTGTTGCGGATGAAAACGTCAAAATGCTGCGCGCGTTGGCGAAATCACTGTAG
- a CDS encoding DUF2237 family protein, which translates to MDQDDSVNVFGEALAPCSTTPLTGFFRDGLCNTCAQDQGSHTVCAVMTDEFLAYSKYVGNDLSTSRPEFGFAGLKAGDSWCLCAGRFLQAADEGCAPQVNLAATHKRALEIVPLSVLESHALPGDVA; encoded by the coding sequence ATGGATCAAGACGACAGCGTAAATGTGTTCGGGGAAGCACTGGCACCCTGTTCCACCACCCCCTTGACCGGGTTCTTCCGGGACGGCCTTTGCAACACCTGCGCGCAGGATCAAGGCAGCCATACGGTCTGCGCCGTCATGACTGACGAATTTCTGGCATATTCCAAATATGTCGGCAACGATCTGTCCACCTCGCGACCTGAATTTGGTTTTGCGGGATTGAAAGCCGGGGACAGCTGGTGCCTCTGTGCCGGACGTTTCCTGCAGGCCGCTGACGAGGGCTGCGCGCCGCAGGTCAATCTGGCAGCGACCCATAAACGTGCGCTGGAGATCGTGCCGCTCAGCGTACTGGAAAGCCATGCTTTGCCGGGTGATGTGGCCTAG
- the trpB gene encoding tryptophan synthase subunit beta — translation MAEDLFNSFMNGPDEQGRFGIFGGRFVSETLMPLILSLEEEYDRAKDDPSFWAEMDDLWKNYVGRPSPLYFAERLTEHLGGAKIYLKRDELNHTGAHKINNVLGQILLARRMGKDRIIAETGAGQHGVATATVCAKFGLKCVVYMGAHDVQRQAPNVFRMRLLGAEVIPVTSGRGTLKDAMNDALRDWVTNVHDTFYCIGTVAGPHPYPAMVRDFQSVIGKEVRWQLAEQEGEGRLPDTVIAAIGGGSNAMGLFYPFLDDKSVNIIGVEAGGKGVDEKMQHCASLTGGRPGVLHGNRTYLLQDDDGQILEGFSISAGLDYPGIGPEHAWLNDIGRADYVSITDKEALEAFQLSCAMEGIIPALEPSHALAHVMKIAPDLPKDHIIVMNMCGRGDKDIFTVARHLGFDMSDTEGRDSD, via the coding sequence ATGGCCGAAGATCTATTCAACAGCTTCATGAACGGTCCCGATGAACAGGGGCGGTTTGGTATTTTCGGAGGGCGGTTCGTCAGCGAGACTTTGATGCCGCTGATCCTCAGCCTGGAAGAGGAATATGATCGCGCCAAGGACGACCCGAGTTTCTGGGCCGAGATGGACGATCTCTGGAAAAACTATGTTGGTCGGCCCAGTCCGCTCTATTTCGCCGAGCGGCTGACTGAGCATCTGGGCGGCGCGAAGATCTATTTAAAACGGGATGAGCTGAACCATACCGGCGCGCATAAGATTAACAATGTGCTGGGACAGATCCTGCTGGCCCGTCGCATGGGTAAGGATCGGATCATTGCGGAAACCGGCGCGGGCCAGCATGGCGTCGCTACTGCCACGGTCTGTGCCAAATTTGGGCTGAAATGCGTGGTCTATATGGGTGCGCATGATGTGCAGCGTCAGGCGCCCAATGTCTTCCGTATGCGCCTTCTGGGTGCCGAAGTCATTCCGGTGACCTCTGGCCGCGGCACGTTGAAGGATGCCATGAACGATGCCCTGCGGGATTGGGTGACCAATGTCCACGACACCTTCTACTGCATCGGCACAGTGGCGGGACCGCATCCCTATCCGGCAATGGTGCGAGATTTCCAGTCGGTGATCGGTAAAGAAGTACGCTGGCAGCTGGCAGAGCAGGAGGGCGAGGGACGTCTGCCGGACACCGTAATCGCAGCAATTGGTGGCGGGTCAAACGCCATGGGCCTGTTCTACCCATTCCTGGACGACAAGTCGGTGAACATCATTGGTGTTGAGGCCGGTGGCAAAGGTGTCGATGAGAAGATGCAGCATTGTGCCTCGCTCACCGGTGGTCGCCCTGGCGTGCTGCATGGCAACCGCACCTACCTATTGCAGGATGATGATGGACAAATTCTGGAAGGCTTTTCCATCTCTGCCGGGCTCGATTATCCCGGTATCGGTCCGGAGCATGCCTGGTTGAACGATATCGGCCGGGCCGATTATGTCTCCATCACTGACAAGGAAGCGCTGGAGGCGTTCCAGCTATCCTGCGCTATGGAAGGCATCATTCCGGCACTTGAGCCGAGTCATGCGCTGGCCCATGTGATGAAGATCGCGCCCGACTTGCCTAAGGACCATATCATTGTGATGAACATGTGTGGCCGCGGCGACAAGGATATCTTTACCGTCGCGCGTCACCTCGGCTTTGATATGTCGGACACCGAAGGTCGCGACAGCGACTGA
- a CDS encoding phosphoribosylanthranilate isomerase, translating into MMDIRVKICGLKTPQDIVAAADAGAAYIGFNFFAKSPRSVTVEEATALAVEAPVGLCKVALVVNPDDAMLDEITSAVPLDMIQLHGQETPERVAEVKARYGLPVMKVLGVSTAEDIQRIEAYEAVADQILVDAKAPKGAVLPGGNGVTFDWGLLARKKYWRTPWMLAGGLTPENVAEAIRVTGARQVDVASGAESAPGVKDPARIRAFCEAAGAPRR; encoded by the coding sequence ATGATGGACATTCGGGTTAAGATCTGCGGACTGAAAACACCGCAGGACATCGTGGCCGCGGCTGATGCCGGGGCGGCTTATATCGGGTTCAATTTCTTTGCAAAATCCCCTCGCTCTGTGACCGTAGAGGAAGCCACGGCGCTCGCAGTCGAGGCGCCTGTTGGTTTGTGCAAAGTGGCTTTGGTGGTCAATCCGGATGACGCCATGCTGGATGAAATCACCAGCGCTGTTCCATTGGATATGATCCAGCTGCACGGGCAGGAGACGCCGGAGCGCGTGGCTGAGGTTAAGGCGCGCTATGGTCTGCCTGTAATGAAGGTGCTTGGGGTGTCCACTGCCGAGGATATCCAAAGGATCGAGGCCTATGAGGCCGTTGCCGATCAGATTCTGGTGGACGCCAAGGCGCCGAAGGGCGCTGTCTTGCCGGGCGGAAATGGCGTCACCTTTGATTGGGGGCTTCTGGCACGCAAGAAATACTGGCGCACCCCTTGGATGCTGGCCGGCGGGCTGACGCCTGAGAATGTCGCAGAGGCGATCCGCGTCACCGGTGCGCGTCAGGTCGATGTAGCCTCAGGTGCCGAGAGTGCGCCCGGCGTAAAGGATCCTGCGCGTATTCGCGCCTTCTGTGAGGCCGCCGGTGCGCCACGTCGCTGA
- a CDS encoding lipopolysaccharide assembly protein LapA domain-containing protein, which translates to MRYIRYAYLGVIAIALISVSLANRGLVELKLMPTAFAEFLGYNFRIELPLFVVVLGGIAVGLIIGFIIEWLREHKHRREADLKAREAKKLSREVNRLKKQKHEGKDEVLAILDEAS; encoded by the coding sequence ATGCGCTATATTCGCTATGCCTATCTTGGGGTGATTGCCATCGCCCTTATCTCGGTCTCTTTGGCAAATCGGGGTTTGGTTGAGCTTAAGCTCATGCCCACGGCCTTCGCCGAGTTCTTGGGCTATAATTTCCGCATCGAACTCCCCCTGTTTGTGGTTGTGCTAGGGGGTATCGCTGTTGGTCTGATTATCGGCTTCATCATTGAATGGTTGCGTGAACACAAACACCGTCGTGAGGCAGATCTGAAAGCCCGCGAGGCGAAGAAGCTCTCGCGCGAGGTCAATCGCCTGAAAAAGCAGAAGCACGAGGGCAAGGACGAGGTCCTCGCTATACTCGACGAAGCAAGCTAA
- the ihfB gene encoding integration host factor subunit beta, producing the protein MIRSELIQKIADENPHLYQRDVERIVNTVFEEVTDAMARGDRVELRGFGAFSVKQRDARVGRNPRTGETVHVEEKHVPFFKTGKLLRDRLNGKA; encoded by the coding sequence ATGATCCGCTCGGAATTGATCCAGAAGATTGCAGACGAAAACCCGCACCTGTATCAGCGTGATGTGGAGCGGATCGTGAATACGGTGTTCGAGGAGGTGACCGACGCAATGGCGCGCGGCGACCGTGTGGAGCTGCGGGGCTTTGGCGCCTTCTCAGTGAAACAGCGGGATGCGCGAGTTGGTCGCAATCCCCGCACGGGTGAAACGGTCCATGTTGAGGAAAAACACGTGCCGTTCTTCAAGACAGGTAAACTCTTGAGGGACCGCCTGAACGGAAAAGCCTGA